The Rhododendron vialii isolate Sample 1 chromosome 3a, ASM3025357v1 nucleotide sequence AGACATTAGCTTTCATCGGCGACTCACTTGCTCGGAACCAGATGCAGTCACTATTGTGTATCCTCTGGCAGGCAAGTATTGTGCATACTTTGGCAGATGGAGTTACCATTTGTGCATCCTTTGTGCGTCTTTAGCTTTCTAAAATGATGAAGTTCTATCAATGAACCTTGCTGCTATTAGTtggtgtttatttttttttagtggtGGCCAGTGCCTCAACAATATTGTGACAACGGATGTTTTTCTCCGAATTTGACTCTTCGTCTGTATGAGTCACAGAATTTCCATCCTGCTTGATAATAAGGCCAGATGCATGTTTGCTCTTGAGCAACTATGCCTCAAACTAGTGGGCCTTGGTTGCCTTTATGTTACTCTCTTATTGGTTatccacaacaacaacaataatagaacccatctagtccccagtCATTGGGGGTTTGGACGGGGGGAGGATtgaagacagacctaacctttggcaatatatgcacaaagtgactgctTTCAGAATACCattgaaacagtggcccccctatacctccaagaaccgaggagccgAAGGGACGTTTTGCtgtggaaccatgcccccaaatcaaagcagGTAGGCATCAGAGAGGACatgcctagagacccaaattaatttttgtgcacattaccatgctttcTTCATTCATAGtctaattttcaaaatatcatgTCTTAGATAGGagcattgtttttttcttttctattgctGTCAGTTTGAAAGATTTCGCTTATCTAgcctctttctttcccttttgacCATGAGGGTGGTCATgtaatttgattattttagAAAGAGTTGGTCTTTTTAGAGGCAGAACTTTACGCAGAGTTGACGAATTTTGAATTCATAAGTTGATACAAAGATTCTTCGGCTTGGTTCAGTATAGCCTATGGCTGCATGTATGATAAGATTGATGTCAATCTTGAAAAACGTTCGTGCCTCTTCTGGTTGTATCACCCACTAGTATTCGTGGAATGAAGATACAGGATCAATGCATCACGCCTATCAAGTGATCAAGATCTTCCCCTTTTCATACTTTTTGTGTAGTTATTTGGCCTCTGGCCATCAAATGGAAAGGAGGCATAGTCTCTGTCCAACAGTCGGCCTGAAACTTAATCGACTAGCTATCAAGTTTGTATATTCCTTACATCTTATGATTATTTGATGGATGTTGGCAAATTTCCAGGTTGAAGTTCCGAAAAAACGAGGGAAAACAATGCATCGCTACTTTTTCAGATCAACGTCTACAATGATTGTCCGAATATGGTCCGAACGGCTGCTCCACCAAACGTCCAAGCCATTTGATATTGTTCCAGAGGGTGTGGTCAAGGTCTACCTCGATGCACCAGATGAGGTCATCATGAATCTCATCCCTAGTTTTGACGTGATTGTCCTTTCATCCAGCCACTGGTTCACGAAGCAATCCGTCTATATCTTGAACAACGAGATTGTGGGAGGACAGTTGTGGTGGCCGGACAAGTCTCGCCCTATGAAGGTAAACAACGTTGAGGCTTTTGGAATATCCGTGGAGACAATTCTCCATGCCCTGGTTACACATCCGAATTACACCGGTCTGACCATTGTTCGTTCCTATTCGCCCGATCATTACGAGGGTGGGGCCTGGAATACGGGAGGATCGTGCACAGGAAAAATAAAGCCTGCTTTAGATAGTGAAATAGTCGAAAATGGATATACGAATATAATGCACGAGAAACAGGTGATGGGTTTTAACCGTGCAATCCGGAAGAGGACGAACAGATCGAAACTGAAGTTGATGGACATTACGGAAGCCTTTGGGTATCGCCATGATGGGCATCCCGGTCCTTATAGGGATCCCGACCCGAACAAGAAAACCAAACGTGGGCCGGATGGGAAGCCCCCGCCGCAGGATTGCTTGCACTGGTGTACGCCAGGTCCAGTCGATACATGGAATGAGTTGATGCTTGAAATAATTAGGAGAGAATTTGAGGGTAGCCGTAGCCCCTATCCTTGAGAGTTTTTGGGTGATTTGAAAGGTGTATTTTGTCCACGAAAAGCATGGAAATTTATGGCTATGTTTAGCTTAGTCCTGTTTCTTTTAAGAGGGAGATACTAGTTCATAGAGAAAACAAAGAGTTTAACTTATACAGGAAAGTCACAACAAGCTTATTATCTTGTTGAATTATAGATTGCTAATTTTATTACCAGATATGTTAAAAAGTTCTTTATTCAGCTCCATCTGAGTGTCTAGTCTATCTTACATTTGTTCCAAGGTTCCTATTTCCATCAGAAATCTATTGGGTGCTTTTGGGGCGGTTGGTGCCTTAACTCCCCTTAGCACGACACAACTTTGTGAAGTCCTTCGCCAAATGCATAAAGCTCACACGAATATGAGATTTGGCGTACTGTTGGGGAAATCACTTAACCGTACCCCAAGACCACTGATTAATTTCTTGCATCCCACGTAAATTAAGTACTCCCTTTGTGATGGCTATATATAAGATGTCCGTCCATTGACCATATTGCTCTTAATTCCATCACATCAGttaattatatatttgaaatGGTTAGTAGGCCGTACTTAATCTTCATTATGACTTCATAATTCTTTAGACTCTATTCTGATACAAGGAGTATATGGCAATTGAAGGATGAAGATGTCTAGGATCGATAatcaaactaaaccaaaccaaatcaagtgATTGATTCAAGTCGTAGCTACCAATCAATTGTTTTCTCCATTAAAGTCTATCAAGGACATTATGCTCCGTGAAATGCCCTAACATAACTCTATTTGTAATTAGATTCGTGtcaaaaagattcaaaaaatttccaacaAGGTTTTTTTATGTGCTGATCAAGGTATTGAATCTCGTACCGTACTAGCCGATACATTGACCAAATTAATCCATTACCCTACGCCTCTAATTTCGTTCTAGCTCAAATACTGATCGTTATTTGTAAGTActtgcaatactgtacgataTACCGgactaattttaaattttgtgaaATAACAATAATTGCGATAAATTCAAAATAATACTGGATATCTCATCGGTATCGACACATACTGTATCTATACGAAAACTAATACTCTAACTGATACGGTATTCAAAACTTTGGTGCTGATTATCTATCACCTAATGCACAACTCGATAAGAAGAGTAGAAATAATCTATTCCATATAGTTAGGTTGAGTTCTGCTAcagattttttgattttttcttgttttgtccttatccAAACAAAATTTTGCGTTTCTTAGTTTTACATCTAATTTTTGTGGgatgaatttaaaaagtaaaaatattactttcacctaaatatttttttgaaatatccaataTAAAGCCAACAAAACCGGCTTCATACCTAAACTAACACAATCTGTTTTTTATGAGAGCTGTTAATCGCCCATCTCGTGTCAGGGCCCCCCGACACGGGCTCTCTCCATTTTCCCCTTTTACCCTCACTTTCAcctgcattctctctctctcacttcagTCTCACTAacccttattttattttttgttataaaattttaaatttcacgtatttatttttaataaattatatatttttgaaatctactcaacgaaacctatcaaacgagcctaatattgatggtgaaataatgCAAAACTGgaaaactatatttttgtgatagtttaaactgtctaaaaagattgaaaaactatatctcttagggttaat carries:
- the LOC131319490 gene encoding protein YLS7 produces the protein MNLASHKGDSPIVAYPRTLSLIVASACGLVVILALASLLLVSQPVGSTIRVYFYGIDHSSNFDSLSWGNPTLHDSPNDANEERTNIVAQQGEEASENSTLFNVTEDVEDIGTTPPGLVYSSDAMQPGLDASSLSPAPVNQSGSADSGCDLYHGKWVYDSSGSLYTNNSCPVLPQEHNCQGNGRPDKGYENWQWKPAKCDLPRFDAKKFLELMRGKTLAFIGDSLARNQMQSLLCILWQVEVPKKRGKTMHRYFFRSTSTMIVRIWSERLLHQTSKPFDIVPEGVVKVYLDAPDEVIMNLIPSFDVIVLSSSHWFTKQSVYILNNEIVGGQLWWPDKSRPMKVNNVEAFGISVETILHALVTHPNYTGLTIVRSYSPDHYEGGAWNTGGSCTGKIKPALDSEIVENGYTNIMHEKQVMGFNRAIRKRTNRSKLKLMDITEAFGYRHDGHPGPYRDPDPNKKTKRGPDGKPPPQDCLHWCTPGPVDTWNELMLEIIRREFEGSRSPYP